In Lysobacter luteus, a single window of DNA contains:
- a CDS encoding replicative DNA helicase, translated as MSARPGFRGEFRDSRFETRAEQRVDQLRIPPQSVEAEQAVLGGLMLAPEAYDTVADSLAERDFYRRDHQLIFRAIRELAEKNKPFDAVTLGEWFESIGEAEQVAGGAYLIELASTTPSAANIKAYAEIVRDKAILRQLIEVGTNIVNDGFQPDGRESSEILSTAEQQVFAIAEAGAKGRTDFTAINTALSEAFDVLQTRYANGGSVTGLPTGYTEFDEMTAGLQPTDLLILAARPAMGKTTLALNIAEYAAIKSKKAVAVFSMEMSASQLALRLISSNGRVNAQRLRSGQLEDEDWSRVTSAIRMLKEAKIFIDDTPGLSPDALRAKARRLKREHDLGLVVIDYLQLMAVPGNNENRATEISEISRSLKHLAKELNVPVIALSQLNRSLETRADKRPVMADLRESGAIEQDADVIVFIYRDDYYNKENSPDKGLAEVIIGKQRNGPTGSIKLKFFGEYTRFDNLSHDSVGSFE; from the coding sequence ATGAGCGCACGACCCGGCTTCCGCGGCGAATTCCGCGACTCCCGCTTCGAGACCCGGGCCGAGCAACGCGTCGACCAGCTCCGCATCCCGCCGCAATCGGTCGAGGCCGAGCAGGCGGTGCTGGGCGGGTTGATGCTCGCGCCGGAAGCCTACGACACCGTCGCCGACAGCCTGGCCGAGCGCGACTTCTACCGCCGCGACCACCAGCTGATCTTCCGCGCGATCCGCGAGCTGGCGGAAAAGAACAAGCCCTTCGATGCGGTCACCCTCGGCGAGTGGTTCGAATCGATCGGCGAGGCCGAGCAGGTCGCCGGCGGCGCCTACCTGATCGAGTTGGCCAGCACCACGCCGTCGGCCGCCAACATCAAGGCGTATGCCGAGATCGTCCGCGACAAGGCGATCCTGCGGCAGCTGATCGAGGTCGGCACCAATATCGTCAATGACGGCTTCCAGCCCGATGGGCGGGAGAGCAGCGAGATCCTGTCGACCGCCGAGCAGCAGGTGTTTGCCATCGCCGAGGCCGGCGCCAAGGGGCGCACCGACTTCACCGCGATCAACACCGCGTTGTCGGAAGCCTTCGACGTACTGCAGACGCGTTACGCCAACGGCGGCAGCGTCACCGGCCTTCCGACCGGCTACACCGAGTTCGACGAGATGACGGCCGGCCTGCAGCCCACCGACCTGCTGATCCTCGCGGCGCGCCCGGCGATGGGCAAGACCACGCTGGCGCTGAACATCGCCGAGTACGCCGCGATCAAGAGCAAGAAGGCGGTCGCGGTGTTCTCGATGGAAATGTCGGCCAGCCAGCTCGCGCTGCGCCTGATCTCCTCCAACGGCCGCGTCAACGCCCAGCGCCTGCGCAGCGGCCAGCTGGAGGACGAGGACTGGAGCCGCGTGACCAGTGCGATCCGGATGCTCAAGGAAGCCAAGATCTTCATCGACGACACCCCCGGCCTGTCGCCGGACGCGCTGCGGGCCAAGGCCCGCCGGCTCAAGCGCGAGCATGACCTCGGCCTGGTGGTGATCGACTACCTGCAGCTGATGGCGGTGCCAGGCAATAACGAGAACCGCGCGACCGAGATCTCCGAGATCTCGCGCTCGCTCAAGCACCTGGCCAAGGAACTCAACGTGCCGGTGATCGCGCTGTCGCAGCTCAACCGCTCGCTGGAAACGCGCGCCGACAAGCGCCCGGTGATGGCGGACCTGCGCGAGTCCGGCGCAATCGAGCAGGACGCCGACGTGATCGTCTTCATCTACCGCGACGACTACTACAACAAGGAAAACTCGCCCGACAAGGGCCTGGCCGAAGTCATCATCGGCAAGCAACGTAACGGCCCGACCGGCTCGATCAAGCTGAAGTTCTTCGGCGAATACACGCGTTTCGACAATCTGTCGCACGATTCGGTCGGCAGTTTCGAGTAA
- the alr gene encoding alanine racemase, protein MARPTTAVIDTGALRHNLAQVRGRAPGSRVMAVVKADGYGHGLERVARSLAGADAFGVAALSDAERLRAAGVSQPILLLSGFDEPSDIGRMRALHVDSAIHHASQIEMLEQADPGELIGCWLKIDTGMHRLGFAPEHAREAHARLSAIPGVVGEIRLLNHFASSDEFDDSPSHGRQTREQMRIFHDTVAGLPGERSLANSAAVLGWPDAHADWVRAGGALYGMSVVEGRTGADFGLQPAMTFATRLIAINHIRKGERVGYSATWECPEDMPIGVAAIGYGDGYPRAAPSGTPMLVNGRRAPLVGRVSMDLVTIDLRGVPEARVGDPVTLWGPELPVETIALAAGTIGYELTCSITRRVRFVER, encoded by the coding sequence ATGGCCCGACCCACCACCGCCGTCATCGATACCGGCGCGTTGCGCCACAACCTGGCCCAGGTCCGCGGCCGGGCCCCCGGCAGCCGCGTGATGGCGGTGGTCAAGGCCGACGGCTACGGACACGGCCTGGAGCGCGTCGCCCGTTCGCTTGCCGGAGCCGACGCGTTCGGCGTGGCCGCGCTGTCGGACGCCGAGCGGTTGCGCGCAGCGGGCGTGTCGCAGCCGATCCTGCTGCTGTCGGGCTTCGACGAGCCGTCCGACATCGGCCGGATGCGTGCCCTGCACGTCGACTCGGCGATCCACCACGCCAGCCAGATCGAGATGCTCGAGCAGGCCGATCCGGGCGAGCTGATCGGCTGCTGGCTCAAGATCGATACCGGCATGCACCGCTTGGGCTTCGCGCCCGAGCACGCGCGCGAGGCCCACGCGCGGTTGTCTGCGATACCGGGCGTGGTCGGCGAGATTCGCCTGCTGAACCATTTCGCCAGTTCCGACGAGTTCGACGACAGTCCGTCGCATGGTCGCCAGACCCGCGAGCAGATGCGCATCTTCCACGACACCGTGGCGGGGCTGCCGGGCGAGCGCTCGCTGGCCAACTCGGCGGCGGTGCTCGGCTGGCCCGACGCCCACGCCGACTGGGTCCGTGCCGGCGGCGCACTGTACGGGATGTCGGTGGTGGAAGGGCGGACCGGAGCGGACTTCGGCCTGCAGCCGGCGATGACCTTCGCCACCCGGCTCATCGCGATCAACCACATCCGCAAGGGTGAGCGGGTCGGTTACTCGGCCACCTGGGAGTGTCCAGAGGACATGCCGATCGGGGTTGCGGCCATCGGTTACGGCGATGGCTATCCCCGCGCGGCACCGTCGGGGACGCCGATGCTCGTCAACGGGCGGCGCGCACCGCTGGTCGGCCGCGTCTCGATGGACCTGGTCACCATCGACCTGCGTGGCGTGCCCGAGGCGCGCGTGGGTGACCCGGTGACCCTGTGGGGCCCCGAGCTGCCGGTCGAGACGATCGCGCTGGCTGCGGGGACGATCGGCTACGAGCTGACGTGCTCGATCACGCGGCGCGTGCGGTTCGTGGAACGCTGA
- a CDS encoding response regulator, producing the protein MAASLTSVPGQQSPDEPVKILLVDDQPGRLLTYRAILEPLGEELVEASSGVEALKRLMEDEFALILLDVNMPDMDGFETASLIHQHPRFEKTPIIFVTAVNVTDMDRLRGYKLGAVDYVMVPVIPEILRSKVVVLAELHRKRMELQAANAKLAAANRALQAEQERELEVLNESLRNANAALGAQNVELHGEVAERTRVEQLLREADRRKDEFLATLAHELRNPLAPLQNALSIRRLSDAPGDPALQQVMERQLGLLVRLIDDLLDIARISQAKLTLRKHATSLQEIIDSAIEIARPSIEHGRHQLVLTVPETPVPLVADQARMSQVFANLLNNAAKYSDANGRIELVARADRPGGRVEVQVRDSGIGLAREQMDRIFEMFSQVETAVDRAHGGLGIGLTLVRRLVEMHGGEVSAASDGLGAGACFTVSLPMHQPEPQAEAPAAPASTTEEMHKRVLVVDDNRDAADTLAMMIEMLGHQVRRLYDPHAVVAEMESFQPDLVFLDVGMPGLSGYELAPRLRAMPGFEDLEIVAVTGWGQPEDRRRTREAGFDEHLVKPPSLDAIRQLCTQPVRDTTRREQVDG; encoded by the coding sequence GTGGCTGCATCGCTGACCTCCGTGCCGGGCCAGCAGAGCCCCGACGAGCCGGTGAAGATCCTGCTGGTCGACGACCAGCCGGGGCGGCTGTTGACCTACCGCGCGATCCTGGAGCCGCTGGGCGAAGAGCTGGTGGAAGCCAGCTCCGGCGTCGAGGCCCTGAAACGACTGATGGAGGACGAGTTCGCGCTCATCCTGCTCGACGTCAACATGCCCGACATGGACGGTTTCGAGACCGCCAGCCTGATCCACCAGCACCCGCGGTTCGAGAAGACACCGATCATCTTCGTTACCGCGGTCAACGTCACCGACATGGACCGCCTGCGCGGCTACAAGCTGGGCGCGGTCGATTACGTCATGGTGCCGGTGATCCCCGAGATCCTGCGCAGCAAGGTGGTGGTGCTGGCCGAGCTGCATCGGAAGCGGATGGAGCTGCAGGCGGCCAACGCCAAGCTCGCGGCGGCCAACCGCGCGTTGCAGGCCGAGCAGGAACGCGAGCTGGAGGTGCTGAACGAGTCGCTGCGCAACGCCAACGCGGCGCTGGGTGCGCAGAACGTGGAGCTACATGGCGAGGTCGCCGAGCGCACCCGTGTCGAGCAGTTGCTGCGCGAGGCCGACCGTCGCAAGGACGAGTTCCTGGCGACGCTCGCGCACGAGTTGCGCAACCCGCTCGCGCCGCTGCAGAACGCGCTCAGCATCCGTCGACTGTCCGACGCCCCGGGCGATCCCGCACTTCAACAGGTGATGGAGCGGCAACTGGGCCTGCTTGTCCGCCTGATCGACGACCTGCTCGATATCGCGCGCATCAGCCAGGCCAAACTGACCTTGCGCAAGCACGCGACATCGCTGCAGGAGATCATCGATTCGGCAATCGAGATCGCCCGTCCGTCCATCGAACACGGGCGCCACCAGTTGGTGCTGACCGTACCCGAAACGCCGGTTCCGCTGGTCGCCGACCAGGCGCGCATGTCCCAGGTGTTCGCCAACCTGCTCAACAACGCGGCCAAATATTCCGACGCCAATGGCCGCATCGAACTGGTAGCCCGGGCCGACCGGCCTGGTGGCCGGGTCGAGGTGCAGGTGCGCGACAGCGGCATCGGGCTCGCGCGCGAGCAGATGGACCGCATCTTCGAGATGTTCTCCCAGGTAGAAACCGCGGTGGACCGCGCCCACGGCGGGCTCGGCATTGGCCTGACCCTGGTCCGCCGGCTGGTCGAGATGCACGGGGGCGAGGTGTCTGCGGCGAGCGACGGGCTGGGCGCCGGCGCCTGCTTCACCGTCTCGCTGCCGATGCACCAACCCGAGCCCCAAGCCGAAGCCCCGGCGGCACCGGCATCGACCACGGAAGAAATGCACAAGCGCGTGCTGGTGGTCGATGACAACCGCGATGCCGCCGACACGCTGGCGATGATGATCGAGATGCTGGGGCACCAGGTGCGGCGGCTCTACGACCCCCATGCGGTAGTCGCCGAGATGGAATCGTTCCAACCCGACCTGGTGTTCCTTGATGTCGGTATGCCCGGGCTGAGTGGGTATGAGCTTGCGCCGCGCCTGCGGGCGATGCCGGGGTTCGAGGACCTGGAGATCGTGGCGGTGACCGGCTGGGGACAGCCGGAGGATCGCCGTCGGACCCGGGAGGCCGGCTTCGACGAACACCTGGTCAAGCCACCTTCGCTCGATGCCATCCGGCAGTTGTGCACGCAACCGGTGCGCGACACGACGCGCAGGGAGCAGGTCGATGGATGA
- a CDS encoding OmpA family protein — protein sequence MKTPIRYSLAAAVMTAMLAGCATSGGGYYGQQDPYGQGPDPANDRTKRGAIIGAAVGAVAGLLSGDDATERRQRALVGAGVGGLAGGAIGNYQDRQERALRERMAGTGVDVVRQGDNITLNMPDNITFGFDSSALQSQFYPVLDDVAATLREYNQTIVEVAGHTDSKGTDAYNQELSVRRADSVGNYLMSKGLMRDRFIITGAGESRPIASNDTEAGRAQNRRVEITLVPIRS from the coding sequence ATGAAGACTCCGATCCGATATTCGCTCGCCGCCGCGGTGATGACCGCCATGCTTGCCGGTTGCGCGACCTCCGGTGGCGGCTACTACGGCCAGCAGGACCCCTATGGCCAGGGGCCGGACCCGGCCAACGACCGCACCAAGCGCGGCGCCATCATCGGCGCGGCGGTCGGCGCGGTTGCCGGCCTGCTCAGTGGCGATGACGCCACCGAGCGCCGCCAGCGCGCGCTCGTCGGTGCCGGCGTCGGTGGCCTGGCCGGTGGTGCCATCGGCAACTACCAAGACCGCCAGGAGCGCGCCCTGCGCGAGCGCATGGCTGGTACGGGTGTAGACGTGGTGCGTCAGGGTGACAACATCACGCTGAACATGCCCGACAACATCACGTTCGGGTTCGACAGCTCGGCGCTGCAGTCGCAGTTCTACCCGGTGCTGGACGACGTGGCCGCCACGCTGCGCGAGTACAACCAGACTATTGTCGAGGTCGCCGGCCACACCGACAGCAAGGGCACCGACGCGTACAACCAGGAACTGTCGGTCCGTCGTGCCGATTCGGTGGGCAATTACCTGATGTCCAAGGGCCTGATGCGCGACCGGTTCATCATCACCGGCGCCGGCGAGAGCCGCCCGATCGCGAGCAACGACACCGAGGCCGGGCGCGCGCAGAATCGCCGCGTCGAGATCACCCTGGTGCCGATCCGCTCCTGA
- a CDS encoding MgtC/SapB family protein, giving the protein MEWTTQLEAVWATAIGMVLGGLVGLERELKDRPAGFRTHMLVAGAAALLVGIGRLALADDGLFANTSGQLRIDPLRMVEAVIAGVAFIGAGTIFARRGGDTIAGITTAASLLMVAVVGLAAGFHYYVLAAAATLLTLLVLMLLNLCDRLLKRSAKGGG; this is encoded by the coding sequence ATGGAATGGACAACGCAACTCGAGGCCGTGTGGGCAACCGCCATCGGCATGGTGCTTGGTGGGCTGGTGGGGCTCGAGCGCGAGCTCAAGGATCGCCCCGCCGGCTTTCGTACCCATATGCTCGTGGCGGGCGCCGCGGCGTTGCTGGTGGGCATCGGGCGGCTGGCGCTGGCCGATGACGGACTGTTCGCCAACACGTCGGGACAGTTGCGGATCGACCCGCTCAGGATGGTCGAAGCGGTGATCGCCGGTGTCGCGTTCATCGGCGCGGGCACGATCTTCGCTCGTCGCGGCGGCGACACCATCGCGGGCATCACCACGGCCGCGTCGTTGCTGATGGTGGCCGTGGTCGGCCTCGCCGCGGGGTTCCACTATTACGTCCTTGCCGCCGCAGCCACCCTTCTCACCCTGCTGGTACTGATGTTGCTGAACCTGTGCGATCGTCTGTTGAAGCGATCGGCCAAGGGCGGTGGTTAA
- a CDS encoding HAMP domain-containing protein: MPSRDAAAQQLLEALCAMRDGDFSVQLPVHWDGIEGKLADCFNAIVTSNRHLANELNRVGQVVGREGQTRKRLSVTNHGGAWLGMQQSVNGLIDDLVRPIETMTEATAGVAKGDLTRTVPLETDGRPLQGEFLRSATIVNRMIEQMGEFSAEVTRVALEVGTAGRLGGQAKVKGVSGVWKELTDSVNQMASNLTTQVRNISEVTIAVADGDLSRKITADVRGEMAQLKEAINTMVDQLRSFASEVTRVAREVGTEGKLGGQAVVPGVAGTWKDLTDSVNAMASNLTSQVRNIAEVTTAVAKGDLSRKIAVDAQGEILALKNTINTMVDQLNGFAAEVTRVAREVGTEGKLGGQAQVPDVAGTWKDLTDHVNSMASNLTSQVRNIAEVTTAVAKGDLSRKITVDVRGELLELKNTLNTMVDQLNSFAAEVTRVAREVGTEGKLGGQATVPGVDGTWADLTDSVNAMASNLTSQVRNIAEVTTAVARGDLSRKIGVTAQGEILQLKDTINTMVDQLNSFAAEVTRVAREVGTEGKLGGQATVPGVAGTWADLTDNVNAMASNLTSQVRNIAEVTTAVAKGDLSRKIGVDVKGEMLELKDTINTMVDQLNSFAAEVTRVAREVGTEGKLGGQAAVPGVAGTWKDLTDNVNSMASNLTSQVRNIAEVATAVAKGDLSRKIGVDAQGEILQLKDTLNTMVDQLNSFAAEVTRVAREVGTEGKLGGQAIVPGVAGTWADLTDNVNSMATNLTTQVRGIAQVVTAVATGDLSKKLTVEAKGEIAELADTINSMTDTLAIFADQVTTVAREVGVEGRLGGQAKVPGTAGIWENLTGNVNQLAANLTTQVRAIAEVATAVTQGDLTREIQVDVRGELADLKDNINVMIGTLRATTESGREQDWLKTNMATFSSMMQGQRDLATLGDMLLSELAPLVDAHQGLMYVVDGDEPGATPYLRQLASYASAGSADGRPSLEFGEGLIGQCAAKARMIMVENVDPSSVQIRSGLLELVPRNVIVLPVLFEDQIKAVIELASLSEFTVSQRAFLDQLSRSIGIVLNTIESTMRTERLLAQSQQLAGELQTQQRELQQTNEDIALKAALLAEQKNEVERKNQQIEQARRALEEKAAELALTSRYKSEFLANMSHELRTPLNSILILGQQLSENVDQNLTPRQVEFASTIHGAGTDLLHLISDILDLSKIESGTVTVDNEEISFRHLRENMERSFRHEAERRQLEFSVDFSPELGRALDTDPKRLQQILKNLLSNAFKFTAQGRVSLTARPAQGGWTQGHAVLDAAPTVIAFEVTDTGIGISPDKQRIVFEAFQQADAGTSRQYGGTGLGLAISREIAGLLGGELRLHSTVGEGSTFTLYLPLSYAGADSAHEARAARAHERAALVAPVSDETTQAPQQRLEDDRDVLVEGEPTLLLVEDDVRYAAVLRDMARSKGFRVLVAHRGSEALRLVRDYRPSAISLDIFLPDMLGWTVLARLKQDSETRHIPVQIVTVEEERHQSIERGAFSYLAKPATTETIDAALQRIKDYTLPRVKRLLVVEDDAAERMSIQELIRHDDVSIDTVGSGQEALDALKRDGYDCVVLDLRLPDMTGFELLDLLQAEPTLRDVPVVVFTGKDLSIDEDRRLKKAAKSVVIKGVESPERLLDETALFLHRVIADLPPAKQRMVQSLHESDDALRDKRVLVVDDDVRNIFALSSVLERHGMDVVTAGTGQEAIQKVAEDDEIALVLMDIMMPGMDGYETMRAIREDPRSRALPIVALTAKAMKGDREKCLEAGASDYLAKPVVTDQLLGVLRLWLHR; this comes from the coding sequence ATGCCGTCGCGCGATGCCGCAGCCCAGCAGTTGCTGGAAGCCCTGTGCGCGATGCGCGATGGCGATTTCAGCGTCCAGCTGCCGGTCCACTGGGACGGCATCGAAGGCAAGCTCGCCGATTGCTTCAATGCGATCGTCACCAGCAACCGTCACCTGGCCAACGAACTTAACCGTGTGGGGCAGGTGGTCGGGCGCGAGGGCCAGACCCGCAAGCGCCTCAGCGTCACCAACCACGGCGGTGCCTGGCTCGGCATGCAGCAGTCGGTCAATGGCCTCATCGACGACCTGGTGCGCCCGATCGAGACGATGACCGAGGCCACCGCCGGCGTCGCCAAGGGTGACCTGACCCGCACCGTGCCGTTGGAAACCGACGGCCGTCCGCTGCAGGGCGAGTTCCTGCGGTCGGCGACGATCGTCAACCGCATGATCGAGCAGATGGGCGAATTCTCGGCCGAGGTGACCCGCGTCGCGCTCGAGGTCGGCACGGCGGGCCGCCTCGGTGGCCAGGCCAAGGTCAAGGGTGTGTCGGGCGTCTGGAAGGAACTGACCGATTCGGTCAACCAGATGGCGTCCAACCTCACCACGCAGGTGCGCAATATTTCGGAGGTGACCATCGCGGTGGCCGACGGCGACCTTTCGCGCAAGATCACGGCCGACGTACGCGGCGAGATGGCCCAGCTCAAGGAGGCCATCAACACGATGGTGGACCAGCTGCGAAGCTTCGCCTCCGAGGTGACCCGCGTGGCACGCGAGGTGGGCACCGAGGGCAAGCTCGGCGGCCAGGCGGTCGTGCCCGGCGTGGCGGGTACCTGGAAGGACCTCACCGACTCGGTGAACGCGATGGCGTCCAACCTGACCAGCCAGGTGCGCAACATCGCCGAGGTGACCACCGCGGTGGCCAAGGGCGACCTGTCCCGCAAGATCGCGGTGGATGCCCAGGGTGAGATCCTCGCGCTCAAGAACACCATCAACACGATGGTCGACCAGCTCAACGGATTCGCCGCCGAGGTGACGCGCGTGGCGCGCGAGGTCGGCACCGAAGGCAAGCTCGGCGGGCAGGCGCAGGTGCCCGACGTCGCGGGTACGTGGAAGGACCTGACCGACCACGTGAACTCGATGGCGTCCAACCTGACCAGCCAGGTGCGCAACATCGCCGAGGTGACCACCGCGGTGGCCAAGGGCGACCTGTCGCGCAAGATCACGGTGGACGTGCGTGGCGAGCTGCTCGAGCTCAAGAACACCCTCAACACGATGGTCGACCAGCTCAACAGCTTCGCGGCCGAGGTGACCCGCGTGGCGCGCGAGGTGGGCACCGAGGGCAAGCTGGGCGGACAGGCAACGGTGCCCGGCGTCGACGGAACCTGGGCCGACCTCACCGATTCGGTGAACGCGATGGCGTCCAACCTGACCAGCCAGGTACGCAACATCGCCGAGGTGACCACGGCGGTGGCGAGGGGCGACCTCTCGCGCAAGATCGGCGTGACCGCGCAGGGCGAGATCCTGCAGCTCAAGGACACCATCAACACGATGGTGGACCAGCTCAACAGCTTCGCCGCGGAGGTGACGCGCGTGGCGCGCGAAGTCGGCACCGAAGGCAAGCTCGGCGGCCAGGCGACCGTGCCCGGCGTGGCGGGTACCTGGGCCGACCTGACCGACAACGTCAACGCGATGGCGTCCAACCTGACCAGCCAGGTGCGCAACATCGCCGAGGTCACCACCGCGGTGGCGAAGGGCGACCTGTCGCGCAAGATCGGCGTCGACGTGAAGGGCGAGATGCTCGAGCTGAAGGACACCATCAACACGATGGTTGACCAGCTCAACAGCTTCGCGGCGGAGGTGACCCGCGTGGCGCGCGAGGTGGGCACCGAGGGCAAGCTCGGCGGGCAGGCGGCGGTGCCCGGCGTGGCCGGTACGTGGAAGGACCTGACCGACAACGTCAACTCGATGGCGTCCAACCTGACCAGCCAGGTGCGCAACATCGCCGAGGTCGCAACCGCGGTGGCCAAGGGCGACCTGTCGCGGAAGATCGGCGTCGACGCGCAGGGCGAGATCCTCCAGCTCAAGGACACCCTCAACACGATGGTGGACCAGCTCAACAGCTTCGCGGCCGAGGTGACCCGCGTGGCGCGCGAGGTGGGCACCGAGGGCAAGCTTGGTGGACAGGCGATCGTGCCCGGCGTGGCCGGTACCTGGGCCGACCTGACCGACAACGTCAACTCGATGGCGACCAACCTGACCACCCAGGTGCGCGGCATCGCCCAGGTGGTGACCGCGGTCGCGACCGGTGACCTGAGCAAGAAGCTGACGGTGGAGGCCAAGGGCGAGATCGCCGAGCTGGCCGACACGATCAACTCGATGACGGACACCCTGGCGATCTTCGCGGACCAGGTGACCACGGTGGCGCGCGAGGTCGGCGTGGAAGGCCGCCTCGGCGGGCAGGCCAAGGTGCCCGGCACCGCCGGCATCTGGGAGAACCTCACCGGCAACGTGAACCAGCTGGCGGCCAACCTGACCACCCAGGTACGCGCGATCGCCGAGGTCGCCACCGCGGTGACCCAGGGCGACCTGACGCGCGAGATCCAGGTGGACGTACGCGGCGAGCTGGCCGACCTCAAGGACAACATCAACGTCATGATCGGCACGCTGCGTGCGACCACCGAGAGCGGGCGCGAGCAGGACTGGCTGAAGACCAACATGGCGACCTTCAGCAGCATGATGCAGGGCCAGCGGGACCTCGCCACGCTCGGCGACATGCTGCTGTCCGAACTCGCGCCGCTCGTCGATGCGCACCAGGGCTTGATGTACGTGGTCGACGGTGACGAGCCGGGCGCCACCCCGTACCTGCGCCAGCTGGCGTCCTACGCCAGTGCGGGGTCGGCCGATGGTCGGCCGAGCCTGGAGTTCGGCGAAGGCCTGATCGGGCAGTGCGCCGCGAAGGCGCGGATGATCATGGTCGAGAACGTCGACCCGAGCTCGGTGCAGATCCGCTCGGGCCTGTTGGAACTGGTGCCGCGCAATGTGATCGTGCTGCCGGTGCTGTTCGAGGACCAGATCAAGGCGGTCATCGAGCTGGCCTCGCTGTCGGAGTTCACCGTCTCCCAGCGTGCGTTCCTGGACCAGCTCTCGCGCAGCATCGGCATCGTGCTCAACACCATCGAGTCGACGATGCGCACCGAGCGTCTGCTCGCGCAGTCCCAGCAGCTGGCCGGCGAGCTGCAGACGCAGCAACGCGAACTGCAGCAGACCAACGAGGACATCGCGCTCAAGGCGGCCTTGCTGGCCGAGCAGAAGAACGAGGTGGAGCGCAAGAACCAGCAGATCGAACAGGCCCGCCGCGCGCTCGAGGAGAAAGCGGCGGAACTGGCACTGACCTCGCGCTACAAGTCCGAGTTCCTGGCCAACATGTCGCACGAGTTGCGCACGCCGCTCAACTCGATCCTGATCCTTGGCCAGCAACTGTCGGAGAACGTCGACCAGAACCTGACGCCCCGCCAGGTGGAGTTCGCCAGCACGATCCACGGCGCCGGCACCGACCTGCTGCACCTGATCAGCGACATCCTCGACCTGTCCAAGATCGAGTCCGGCACGGTCACGGTCGACAACGAGGAGATCAGTTTCCGCCACCTGCGCGAGAACATGGAGCGCTCGTTCCGCCACGAGGCCGAGCGGCGCCAGCTGGAGTTCTCGGTCGACTTCTCGCCCGAGCTGGGTCGCGCACTCGACACCGACCCCAAGCGCCTGCAACAGATCCTCAAGAACCTGCTGTCGAACGCGTTCAAGTTCACCGCGCAGGGACGTGTCAGCCTCACCGCACGACCGGCGCAGGGTGGGTGGACGCAGGGCCATGCCGTCCTGGATGCGGCACCGACGGTGATCGCTTTCGAGGTTACCGACACCGGTATCGGGATTTCGCCGGACAAGCAGCGGATCGTGTTCGAGGCCTTCCAGCAGGCCGATGCGGGCACGTCGCGCCAGTACGGGGGCACTGGCCTCGGCCTGGCGATCAGCCGCGAGATCGCCGGCCTGCTGGGAGGCGAGTTGCGCTTGCACAGCACGGTGGGCGAGGGCAGCACTTTCACCCTGTATCTTCCGCTGTCCTACGCCGGTGCCGACAGTGCCCACGAGGCGCGTGCAGCGCGCGCGCACGAGCGTGCCGCACTGGTTGCCCCCGTCAGCGATGAAACCACGCAGGCGCCGCAGCAGCGACTCGAAGACGACCGCGACGTGCTGGTAGAGGGCGAGCCGACGCTGCTGCTGGTCGAGGACGATGTCCGCTACGCCGCCGTGCTGCGCGACATGGCGCGCTCCAAGGGCTTTCGGGTCCTTGTCGCGCACCGCGGCAGCGAAGCGCTGCGGCTGGTGCGGGACTACCGCCCGAGCGCGATCTCGCTCGATATCTTCCTGCCCGACATGCTCGGCTGGACGGTGCTGGCACGGCTGAAGCAGGACTCCGAGACCCGTCACATCCCGGTACAGATCGTCACCGTGGAGGAGGAGCGCCACCAGAGCATCGAGCGTGGTGCGTTCTCCTACCTGGCCAAGCCGGCCACCACCGAGACCATCGACGCCGCGTTGCAGCGGATCAAGGACTACACACTGCCGCGGGTCAAGCGCCTGCTGGTGGTGGAGGACGACGCCGCCGAGCGGATGAGCATCCAGGAGCTGATCCGTCACGACGACGTCTCCATCGACACCGTCGGCAGCGGCCAGGAAGCGCTGGACGCGCTCAAGCGCGACGGTTACGACTGCGTCGTGCTGGACTTGCGCCTGCCTGACATGACCGGTTTCGAGCTGCTGGACCTGCTGCAGGCGGAGCCGACGCTGCGCGACGTGCCGGTGGTGGTGTTCACCGGCAAGGACCTGAGCATCGACGAGGACCGCCGGCTGAAGAAGGCGGCCAAGAGCGTCGTCATCAAGGGGGTGGAGTCACCCGAACGCCTGCTCGACGAAACCGCGCTGTTCCTGCACCGGGTCATTGCCGACCTGCCGCCGGCCAAGCAGCGGATGGTGCAGAGCCTGCACGAGTCCGACGACGCGCTGCGCGACAAGCGCGTGCTGGTGGTGGACGACGACGTGCGCAACATCTTCGCGCTGTCGAGCGTGCTCGAACGGCACGGCATGGACGTCGTCACCGCCGGCACTGGCCAGGAGGCCATCCAGAAGGTGGCCGAGGACGATGAGATCGCGCTGGTGCTGATGGACATCATGATGCCGGGCATGGATGGCTACGAAACCATGCGTGCGATCCGCGAAGACCCCCGTTCGCGGGCCTTGCCGATCGTCGCGCTGACGGCCAAGGCGATGAAGGGCGACCGCGAGAAGTGCCTGGAGGCCGGTGCCTCCGACTACCTCGCCAAGCCCGTCGTCACCGACCAGTTGCTCGGAGTGCTGCGCCTGTGGCTGCATCGCTGA